A genomic region of Lates calcarifer isolate ASB-BC8 linkage group LG9, TLL_Latcal_v3, whole genome shotgun sequence contains the following coding sequences:
- the atp6v0a2a gene encoding V-type proton ATPase 116 kDa subunit a 2 isoform X2, with the protein MVFRSEEMCLAQLFLQSGSEYDCISELGELGLVEFRDLNPSVSSFQRRFVSEIKRCEEMERILGYLLREIQKANIAVPEEDESPLAPPPRQVLEIMEQLQRLEMELSEVARNKEKLRRNLLELTEYTHMLKITRTFIHSRSRYEEFPTMETDSVTGCTGMQRLGAKLGFVSGLIQRVKVEAFERMLWRVCKGYTILSYAEVDENLADLDTGEISKSVVFLISFWGDQIGQKVQKICDCYHCHLYPHPENDEERADVLDSLRTRIQDLNNVLHRTEDYLRQVLQKASESAYTWVVQVKKMKAIYHILNLCSFDVTNKCLIAEVWCPVSDLANLRGALEEGSRKGDATVPSFVNRIPSTDTPPTLLRTNKFTSGFQSIVEAYGVGDYREVSPAPYTIITFPFLFAVMFGDLGHGMVMSLFALWMVLTEKKQKKKRSSNEIWATFFNGRYIILMMGLFSVYTGLIYNDCFSKSLNIFGSGWSVKAMFTNQQWTNKTLQTNPLLTLDPNISGVFSGPYPFGIDPIWNMAVNRLSFLNSYKMKMSVVIGVIHMSFGVVLSVFNHLHFRQKFNVYLLFLPELLFLLCLFGYLVFMIFYKWLAFGAQDSNRAPSILIHFINMFVMQGKDITPLYPGQTGLQIFLVVIALLSVPVLLLGKPFYLYWLYRGGKGLRRRRGYERVRRVSEDDNSAPSYEDDEEEGLDEMTSRETLPKEFDFADVLLHQAIHTIEYCLGCISNTASYLRLWALSLAHAQLSEVLWAMVMRLGLRITTRVGVVFLVPVFGLFAMLTVSILLVMEGLSAFLHALRLHWVEFQNKFYHGTGVKFVPFDFSLLPSVFEQDGLL; encoded by the exons ATGGTGTTTCGGAGTGAGGAGATGTGCTTGGCGCAATTGTTCCTGCAGTCCGGCTCTGAATATGACTGCATTAGTGAGCTCGGAGAGCTGGGGCTGGTCGAGTTTCGAGAT CTCAACCCAAGTGTCAGCTCATTCCAGCGGCGCTTCGTCAGCGAAATCAAGAGATgcgaggagatggagaggattCTGG GTTACCTTCTGAGGGAGATCCAAAAGGCTAATATAGCCGTtccagaggaggatgagagtCCACTCGCTCCTCCCCCTAGACAAGTCCTGGAGATCATG GAACAACTCCAGAGGCTGGAGATGGAGCTCAGTGAAGTGGCAAGGAACAAGGAGAAGCTGCGGAGGAACCTCCTGGAGCTCACAGAGTACACGCACATGCTGAAGATCACACGGACCTTCATACACAGCCGCTCCAGA TATGAAGAATTCCCCACTATGGAGACAGACTCCGTGACAGGATGCACCGGCATGCAAAGACTTGGAGCCAAGCTGGG GTTTGTTTCAGGTCTTATCCAGCGGGTGAAGGTGGAGGCCTTTGAGCGCATGTTGTGGCGAGTCTGTAAGGGTTACACCATCCTCAGCTACGCAGAAGTGGATGAGAACCTGGCTGATCTCGACACT GGTGAAATAAGCAAAAGTGTTGTGTTTCTCATCTCTTTCTGGGGAGACCAGATTGGACAGAAAGTTCAAAAGATCTGTGACTG TTACCACTGCCATCTTTATCCGCACCCTGAGAATGACGAGGAGCGGGCAGATGTGTTGGACAGTTTAAGGACGCGCATCCAAGACCTTAACAAC GTGCTGCACCGCACAGAGGACTACTTGAGACAGGTTCTGCAGAAGGCCTCAGAGTCGGCCTACACCTGGGTCGTGCAGGTGAAAAAGATGAAGGCTATCTATCACATCCTCAACCTCTGCAGCTTCGACGTCACCAACAAGTGTCTGATTGCTGAGGTGTGGTGTCCTGTCAGTGACCTGGCAAACCTGCGGGGGGCGCTAGAAGAGGGCTCG AGAAAAGGTGATGCCACTGTGCCATCCTTCGTCAACCGCATCCCAAGCACTGACACGCCTCCTACCTTGTTGAGAACCAACAAGTTCACATCTGGCTTTCAGAGCATTGTGGAGGCTTATGGGGTGGGGGACTATCGCGAGGTAAGCCCAG CTCCCTACACCATCATCACTTTCCCCTTTCTGTTTGCTGTGATGTTTGGTGACCTCGGTCACGGGATGGTAATGAGTCTCTTCGCTTTGTGGATGGTGTTGAcggaaaaaaagcagaagaagaaacgCTCCAGTAATGAG ATATGGGCGACGTTTTTCAATGGACGTTACATCATCCTAATGATGGGGCTTTTCTCTGTCTACACCGGGCTGATTTACAATGACTGTTTCTCCAAGTCCCTCAACATATTTGGCTCTGGCTGGAGTGTGAAGGCTATGTTCACGAATCAGCAGTGGAC aaacaaaacGCTCCAAACAAACCCTCTGCTCACGTTAGACCCTAACATCAGCGGTGTTTTCAGTGGACCGTACCCGTTTGGCATCGATCCT ATATGGAACATGGCGGTGAACCGACTGTCCTTCCTCAACTCCTACAAGATGAAGATGTCAGTGGTTATTGGGGTCATCCACATGAGCTTTGGAGTGGTGCTGAGTGTCTTCAATCACTT GCACTTCCGACAGAAATTTAATGTCTATCTGCTGTTTCTTCCTGAGctgctcttcctgctctgtctctttggCTACCTGGTCTTCATGATTTTCTACAAGTGGTTGGCGTTCGGTGCACAAGACTCCAACCGGGCTCCCAGCATCCTCATCCACTTCATCAACATGTTCGTTATGCAGGGGAAGGATATCACTCCTCTCTACCCAGGACAG ACTGGGCTGCAGATTTTCTTAGTTGTGATAGCTTTACTGTCAGTTCCTGTGCTGCTGTTAGGAAAACCTTTTTACCTGTACTGGCTGTATCGTGGAGGCAAAGGCCTGCGCAGACGCAGA GGTTATGAGAGGGTGAGGCGTGTAAGTGAGGATGATAATTCAGCACCATCGTATGAAGACGATGAAGAGGAGGGACTTGATGAAATGACCAGCAGAGAAACTCTCCCTAAAGAG tttgacTTTGCAGATGTGCTCCTGCACCAGGCCATTCACACCATAGAGTACTGTCTGGGCTGCATTTCCAACACCGCGTCCTACCTGCGTCTCTGGGCGCTCAGCTTGGCTCATGCCC AGCTGTCAGAGGTGTTGTGGGCCATGGTGATGCGCCTGGGTCTGAGGATCACCACAAGAGTCGGGGTAGTGTTTTTGGTCCCCGTGTTCGGCCTCTTCGCCATGCTCACCGTGTCCATCCTACTAGTCATGGAAGGCCTGTCAGCCTTCCTCCACGCTCTGCGCCTCCACTG GGTGGAGTTTCAGAACAAATTCTACCACGGGACCGGTGTGAAGTTTGTGCCCTTTGACTTCTCCCTTCTACCATCTGTTTTTGAGCAAGATGgcttgctttaa
- the atp6v0a2a gene encoding V-type proton ATPase 116 kDa subunit a 2 isoform X1 — protein MVFRSEEMCLAQLFLQSGSEYDCISELGELGLVEFRDLNPSVSSFQRRFVSEIKRCEEMERILGYLLREIQKANIAVPEEDESPLAPPPRQVLEIMEQLQRLEMELSEVARNKEKLRRNLLELTEYTHMLKITRTFIHSRSRHEALGPQYEEFPTMETDSVTGCTGMQRLGAKLGFVSGLIQRVKVEAFERMLWRVCKGYTILSYAEVDENLADLDTGEISKSVVFLISFWGDQIGQKVQKICDCYHCHLYPHPENDEERADVLDSLRTRIQDLNNVLHRTEDYLRQVLQKASESAYTWVVQVKKMKAIYHILNLCSFDVTNKCLIAEVWCPVSDLANLRGALEEGSRKGDATVPSFVNRIPSTDTPPTLLRTNKFTSGFQSIVEAYGVGDYREVSPAPYTIITFPFLFAVMFGDLGHGMVMSLFALWMVLTEKKQKKKRSSNEIWATFFNGRYIILMMGLFSVYTGLIYNDCFSKSLNIFGSGWSVKAMFTNQQWTNKTLQTNPLLTLDPNISGVFSGPYPFGIDPIWNMAVNRLSFLNSYKMKMSVVIGVIHMSFGVVLSVFNHLHFRQKFNVYLLFLPELLFLLCLFGYLVFMIFYKWLAFGAQDSNRAPSILIHFINMFVMQGKDITPLYPGQTGLQIFLVVIALLSVPVLLLGKPFYLYWLYRGGKGLRRRRGYERVRRVSEDDNSAPSYEDDEEEGLDEMTSRETLPKEFDFADVLLHQAIHTIEYCLGCISNTASYLRLWALSLAHAQLSEVLWAMVMRLGLRITTRVGVVFLVPVFGLFAMLTVSILLVMEGLSAFLHALRLHWVEFQNKFYHGTGVKFVPFDFSLLPSVFEQDGLL, from the exons ATGGTGTTTCGGAGTGAGGAGATGTGCTTGGCGCAATTGTTCCTGCAGTCCGGCTCTGAATATGACTGCATTAGTGAGCTCGGAGAGCTGGGGCTGGTCGAGTTTCGAGAT CTCAACCCAAGTGTCAGCTCATTCCAGCGGCGCTTCGTCAGCGAAATCAAGAGATgcgaggagatggagaggattCTGG GTTACCTTCTGAGGGAGATCCAAAAGGCTAATATAGCCGTtccagaggaggatgagagtCCACTCGCTCCTCCCCCTAGACAAGTCCTGGAGATCATG GAACAACTCCAGAGGCTGGAGATGGAGCTCAGTGAAGTGGCAAGGAACAAGGAGAAGCTGCGGAGGAACCTCCTGGAGCTCACAGAGTACACGCACATGCTGAAGATCACACGGACCTTCATACACAGCCGCTCCAGA CATGAGGCTCTTGGTCCCCAGTATGAAGAATTCCCCACTATGGAGACAGACTCCGTGACAGGATGCACCGGCATGCAAAGACTTGGAGCCAAGCTGGG GTTTGTTTCAGGTCTTATCCAGCGGGTGAAGGTGGAGGCCTTTGAGCGCATGTTGTGGCGAGTCTGTAAGGGTTACACCATCCTCAGCTACGCAGAAGTGGATGAGAACCTGGCTGATCTCGACACT GGTGAAATAAGCAAAAGTGTTGTGTTTCTCATCTCTTTCTGGGGAGACCAGATTGGACAGAAAGTTCAAAAGATCTGTGACTG TTACCACTGCCATCTTTATCCGCACCCTGAGAATGACGAGGAGCGGGCAGATGTGTTGGACAGTTTAAGGACGCGCATCCAAGACCTTAACAAC GTGCTGCACCGCACAGAGGACTACTTGAGACAGGTTCTGCAGAAGGCCTCAGAGTCGGCCTACACCTGGGTCGTGCAGGTGAAAAAGATGAAGGCTATCTATCACATCCTCAACCTCTGCAGCTTCGACGTCACCAACAAGTGTCTGATTGCTGAGGTGTGGTGTCCTGTCAGTGACCTGGCAAACCTGCGGGGGGCGCTAGAAGAGGGCTCG AGAAAAGGTGATGCCACTGTGCCATCCTTCGTCAACCGCATCCCAAGCACTGACACGCCTCCTACCTTGTTGAGAACCAACAAGTTCACATCTGGCTTTCAGAGCATTGTGGAGGCTTATGGGGTGGGGGACTATCGCGAGGTAAGCCCAG CTCCCTACACCATCATCACTTTCCCCTTTCTGTTTGCTGTGATGTTTGGTGACCTCGGTCACGGGATGGTAATGAGTCTCTTCGCTTTGTGGATGGTGTTGAcggaaaaaaagcagaagaagaaacgCTCCAGTAATGAG ATATGGGCGACGTTTTTCAATGGACGTTACATCATCCTAATGATGGGGCTTTTCTCTGTCTACACCGGGCTGATTTACAATGACTGTTTCTCCAAGTCCCTCAACATATTTGGCTCTGGCTGGAGTGTGAAGGCTATGTTCACGAATCAGCAGTGGAC aaacaaaacGCTCCAAACAAACCCTCTGCTCACGTTAGACCCTAACATCAGCGGTGTTTTCAGTGGACCGTACCCGTTTGGCATCGATCCT ATATGGAACATGGCGGTGAACCGACTGTCCTTCCTCAACTCCTACAAGATGAAGATGTCAGTGGTTATTGGGGTCATCCACATGAGCTTTGGAGTGGTGCTGAGTGTCTTCAATCACTT GCACTTCCGACAGAAATTTAATGTCTATCTGCTGTTTCTTCCTGAGctgctcttcctgctctgtctctttggCTACCTGGTCTTCATGATTTTCTACAAGTGGTTGGCGTTCGGTGCACAAGACTCCAACCGGGCTCCCAGCATCCTCATCCACTTCATCAACATGTTCGTTATGCAGGGGAAGGATATCACTCCTCTCTACCCAGGACAG ACTGGGCTGCAGATTTTCTTAGTTGTGATAGCTTTACTGTCAGTTCCTGTGCTGCTGTTAGGAAAACCTTTTTACCTGTACTGGCTGTATCGTGGAGGCAAAGGCCTGCGCAGACGCAGA GGTTATGAGAGGGTGAGGCGTGTAAGTGAGGATGATAATTCAGCACCATCGTATGAAGACGATGAAGAGGAGGGACTTGATGAAATGACCAGCAGAGAAACTCTCCCTAAAGAG tttgacTTTGCAGATGTGCTCCTGCACCAGGCCATTCACACCATAGAGTACTGTCTGGGCTGCATTTCCAACACCGCGTCCTACCTGCGTCTCTGGGCGCTCAGCTTGGCTCATGCCC AGCTGTCAGAGGTGTTGTGGGCCATGGTGATGCGCCTGGGTCTGAGGATCACCACAAGAGTCGGGGTAGTGTTTTTGGTCCCCGTGTTCGGCCTCTTCGCCATGCTCACCGTGTCCATCCTACTAGTCATGGAAGGCCTGTCAGCCTTCCTCCACGCTCTGCGCCTCCACTG GGTGGAGTTTCAGAACAAATTCTACCACGGGACCGGTGTGAAGTTTGTGCCCTTTGACTTCTCCCTTCTACCATCTGTTTTTGAGCAAGATGgcttgctttaa
- the atp6v0a2a gene encoding V-type proton ATPase 116 kDa subunit a 2 isoform X3: MERILGYLLREIQKANIAVPEEDESPLAPPPRQVLEIMEQLQRLEMELSEVARNKEKLRRNLLELTEYTHMLKITRTFIHSRSRHEALGPQYEEFPTMETDSVTGCTGMQRLGAKLGFVSGLIQRVKVEAFERMLWRVCKGYTILSYAEVDENLADLDTGEISKSVVFLISFWGDQIGQKVQKICDCYHCHLYPHPENDEERADVLDSLRTRIQDLNNVLHRTEDYLRQVLQKASESAYTWVVQVKKMKAIYHILNLCSFDVTNKCLIAEVWCPVSDLANLRGALEEGSRKGDATVPSFVNRIPSTDTPPTLLRTNKFTSGFQSIVEAYGVGDYREVSPAPYTIITFPFLFAVMFGDLGHGMVMSLFALWMVLTEKKQKKKRSSNEIWATFFNGRYIILMMGLFSVYTGLIYNDCFSKSLNIFGSGWSVKAMFTNQQWTNKTLQTNPLLTLDPNISGVFSGPYPFGIDPIWNMAVNRLSFLNSYKMKMSVVIGVIHMSFGVVLSVFNHLHFRQKFNVYLLFLPELLFLLCLFGYLVFMIFYKWLAFGAQDSNRAPSILIHFINMFVMQGKDITPLYPGQTGLQIFLVVIALLSVPVLLLGKPFYLYWLYRGGKGLRRRRGYERVRRVSEDDNSAPSYEDDEEEGLDEMTSRETLPKEFDFADVLLHQAIHTIEYCLGCISNTASYLRLWALSLAHAQLSEVLWAMVMRLGLRITTRVGVVFLVPVFGLFAMLTVSILLVMEGLSAFLHALRLHWVEFQNKFYHGTGVKFVPFDFSLLPSVFEQDGLL, from the exons atggagaggattCTGG GTTACCTTCTGAGGGAGATCCAAAAGGCTAATATAGCCGTtccagaggaggatgagagtCCACTCGCTCCTCCCCCTAGACAAGTCCTGGAGATCATG GAACAACTCCAGAGGCTGGAGATGGAGCTCAGTGAAGTGGCAAGGAACAAGGAGAAGCTGCGGAGGAACCTCCTGGAGCTCACAGAGTACACGCACATGCTGAAGATCACACGGACCTTCATACACAGCCGCTCCAGA CATGAGGCTCTTGGTCCCCAGTATGAAGAATTCCCCACTATGGAGACAGACTCCGTGACAGGATGCACCGGCATGCAAAGACTTGGAGCCAAGCTGGG GTTTGTTTCAGGTCTTATCCAGCGGGTGAAGGTGGAGGCCTTTGAGCGCATGTTGTGGCGAGTCTGTAAGGGTTACACCATCCTCAGCTACGCAGAAGTGGATGAGAACCTGGCTGATCTCGACACT GGTGAAATAAGCAAAAGTGTTGTGTTTCTCATCTCTTTCTGGGGAGACCAGATTGGACAGAAAGTTCAAAAGATCTGTGACTG TTACCACTGCCATCTTTATCCGCACCCTGAGAATGACGAGGAGCGGGCAGATGTGTTGGACAGTTTAAGGACGCGCATCCAAGACCTTAACAAC GTGCTGCACCGCACAGAGGACTACTTGAGACAGGTTCTGCAGAAGGCCTCAGAGTCGGCCTACACCTGGGTCGTGCAGGTGAAAAAGATGAAGGCTATCTATCACATCCTCAACCTCTGCAGCTTCGACGTCACCAACAAGTGTCTGATTGCTGAGGTGTGGTGTCCTGTCAGTGACCTGGCAAACCTGCGGGGGGCGCTAGAAGAGGGCTCG AGAAAAGGTGATGCCACTGTGCCATCCTTCGTCAACCGCATCCCAAGCACTGACACGCCTCCTACCTTGTTGAGAACCAACAAGTTCACATCTGGCTTTCAGAGCATTGTGGAGGCTTATGGGGTGGGGGACTATCGCGAGGTAAGCCCAG CTCCCTACACCATCATCACTTTCCCCTTTCTGTTTGCTGTGATGTTTGGTGACCTCGGTCACGGGATGGTAATGAGTCTCTTCGCTTTGTGGATGGTGTTGAcggaaaaaaagcagaagaagaaacgCTCCAGTAATGAG ATATGGGCGACGTTTTTCAATGGACGTTACATCATCCTAATGATGGGGCTTTTCTCTGTCTACACCGGGCTGATTTACAATGACTGTTTCTCCAAGTCCCTCAACATATTTGGCTCTGGCTGGAGTGTGAAGGCTATGTTCACGAATCAGCAGTGGAC aaacaaaacGCTCCAAACAAACCCTCTGCTCACGTTAGACCCTAACATCAGCGGTGTTTTCAGTGGACCGTACCCGTTTGGCATCGATCCT ATATGGAACATGGCGGTGAACCGACTGTCCTTCCTCAACTCCTACAAGATGAAGATGTCAGTGGTTATTGGGGTCATCCACATGAGCTTTGGAGTGGTGCTGAGTGTCTTCAATCACTT GCACTTCCGACAGAAATTTAATGTCTATCTGCTGTTTCTTCCTGAGctgctcttcctgctctgtctctttggCTACCTGGTCTTCATGATTTTCTACAAGTGGTTGGCGTTCGGTGCACAAGACTCCAACCGGGCTCCCAGCATCCTCATCCACTTCATCAACATGTTCGTTATGCAGGGGAAGGATATCACTCCTCTCTACCCAGGACAG ACTGGGCTGCAGATTTTCTTAGTTGTGATAGCTTTACTGTCAGTTCCTGTGCTGCTGTTAGGAAAACCTTTTTACCTGTACTGGCTGTATCGTGGAGGCAAAGGCCTGCGCAGACGCAGA GGTTATGAGAGGGTGAGGCGTGTAAGTGAGGATGATAATTCAGCACCATCGTATGAAGACGATGAAGAGGAGGGACTTGATGAAATGACCAGCAGAGAAACTCTCCCTAAAGAG tttgacTTTGCAGATGTGCTCCTGCACCAGGCCATTCACACCATAGAGTACTGTCTGGGCTGCATTTCCAACACCGCGTCCTACCTGCGTCTCTGGGCGCTCAGCTTGGCTCATGCCC AGCTGTCAGAGGTGTTGTGGGCCATGGTGATGCGCCTGGGTCTGAGGATCACCACAAGAGTCGGGGTAGTGTTTTTGGTCCCCGTGTTCGGCCTCTTCGCCATGCTCACCGTGTCCATCCTACTAGTCATGGAAGGCCTGTCAGCCTTCCTCCACGCTCTGCGCCTCCACTG GGTGGAGTTTCAGAACAAATTCTACCACGGGACCGGTGTGAAGTTTGTGCCCTTTGACTTCTCCCTTCTACCATCTGTTTTTGAGCAAGATGgcttgctttaa
- the nfkbil1 gene encoding NF-kappa-B inhibitor-like protein 1, whose product MVSNKQKRVWKYVEEGSLLKLKSYLRKHRDLDVNFSQGKRQRSPLHLACCLGDDAVLRLLLKHGTDVLQRDHKGDTALHTAANRALKHGKTAYDDLVVPLKKSCPEAMTAPNNAGVTPQDLLNWMKRKETAQNMSRPSETDPEKEWLEKLFGECEDEFYETFGVYDDDDFLPVDDDEEDFGDWADRIRKEYFDKKHAEAQRLAAASSGWKKKKSKQEREQEEKSHKELYEKLQREHEEYLARAARKEEETRQGKKRRYDERCAATFSGGSSADNTKLSYSDIPWPAPRGTVQEMVDVMLHGVDRKDVPAFRKMLRKQQALWHPDKFAQRCETRLEEKDKQRILDTVTALSQELNRLAQSLRA is encoded by the exons ATGGTGTCTAACAAACAGAAGCGGGTGTGGAAGTACGTGGAAGAGGGCAGTTTGCTTAAGCTGAAGTCGTACCTAAGGAAGCACCGGGACCTGGATGTGAACTTCTCCCAGGGCAAGAGGCAGAGGAGCCCGCTACACCTGGCCTGCTGCCTCGGAGACGACGCCGTCCTGCGGCTGCTGTTGAAGCACGGAACCGACGTTCTCCAGAGGGACCATAAAGGAGACACAGCGCTACACACAGCGGCCAACAGGGCTCTTAAACACGGGAAAACAG CGTATGATGACCTGGTTGTGCCCCTCAAGAAGAGCTGTCCAGAGGCCATGACTGCTCCTAACAATGCTGGAGTCACACCTCAGGACCTGCTGAACTGGATGAAACGTAAAGAG ACTGCACAGAACATGAGTCGTCCCTCTGAAACAGACCCTGAGAAGGAGTGGCTGGAGAAGCTGTTTGGTGAATGCGAAGATGAATTCTATGAAACGTTTGGAGTGTACGATG ATGAtgattttcttcctgttgaTGACGATGAGGAAGACTTTGGGGACTGGGCTGATCGTATTAGAAAAGAATATTTCGATAAAAAGCATGCGGAAGCCCAGAGACTTGCAGCAGCATCTTCTgggtggaaaaagaaaaagagtaaacaagagagagagcaggaagagaaaagCCATAAAGAGCTGTATGAAAAGCTGCAGAGGGAGCACGAAGAGTATCTGGCTCGAGCAGCACGTAAAGAGGAAGAGACTCGGCAGGGCAAGAAGCGCAGGTATGATGAGAGGTGCGCAGCCACTTTCAGTGGCGGCTCTTCAGCTGACAACACAAAGCTGAGCTACAGTGACATTCCCTGGCCAGCTCCAAGGGGGACCGTGCAGGAGATGGTGGACGTGATGCTGCACGGTGTGGACCGAAAGGACGTACCAGCGTTTCGTAAAATGCTCCGGAAGCAGCAAGCTCTGTGGCATCCCGACAAATTTGCTCAGAGATGCGAAACCCGGTTGGAGGAGAAGGACAAGCAGAGGATCCTGGATACAGTCACAGCTCTGTCACAGGAGCTCAACAGACTGGCTCAGAGTCTGAGGGCTTAA
- the LOC108879894 gene encoding apelin receptor B-like, producing MEMEPTDSPYEYYDYEETENSTMCDYSEWTPSYSVIPVLYMLIFILGLSGNGVVIFTVWRAQGKRRAADVYIGNLALADLTFVVTLPLWAVYTAKGYHWPFGVALCKISSYVVLLNMFASVFCLTCMSFDRYLAIVHSLSSTQLRTRGHMRGSLTAIWLLSGLLAAPTLIFRTTKDDLSTNRTSCAMDFSLVVTNKGQENLWIAGLSISSSALGFLLPFLAMMVCYGFIGCTVTRHFNTLRKEDQRKRRLLKIITTLVVVFAACWMPFHVVKSADALSYLDLFPATCTFLRFLLLAHPYATCLAYVNSCLNPFLYAFFDLRFRSQCLCLLNLKKSLHASPASSLSSQKTEAQSLATKV from the coding sequence atggagaTGGAGCCGACTGACAGTCCTTATGAGTACTACGACTACGAGGAGACAGAAAACTCCACCATGTGTGACTATTCTGAGTGGACCCCGTCATACTCTGTCATCCCCGTGCTCTACATGCTCATTTTCATCCTCGGCCTCTCTGGAAATGGGGTGGTCATCTTCACCGTGTGGAGAGCTCAGGGTAAGCGGCGAGCTGCTGACGTCTACATCGGCAACCTGGCCCTGGCTGACCTCACCTTTGTGGTCACTCTGCCTCTGTGGGCAGTTTACACAGCCAAGGGCTACCACTGGCCCTTCGGAGTGGCCCTGTGTAAGATCAGCAGCTATGTGGTCCTGCTCAACATGTTCGCCAGCGTCTTCTGCCTCACCTGCATGAGCTTCGACCGGTACCTGGCCATCGTCCACTCTCTGTCCAGCACCCAGCTGCGAACCCGTGGCCACATGAGGGGCTCCCTGACAGCCATCTGGCTGCTGTCTGGTCTCCTGGCTGCCCCGACTCTGATCTTCCGCACGACCAAAGACGATCTATCCACCAACCGCACATCCTGCGCCATGGACTTCAGCCTGGTGGTGACAAACAAAGGGCAAGAGAACCTGTGGATCGCCGGTCTCAgcatctcctcctcagctctgggCTTTCTTCTGCCTTTCTTGGCAATGATGGTGTGCTACGGCTTCATCGGCTGCACCGTCACCCGCCACTTCAACACCCTGCGCAAAGAGGACCAGCGCAAGAGGAGGCTGCTGAAGATCATCACCACGCTGGTAGTGGTGTTCGCCGCCTGCTGGATGCCCTTCCACGTGGTGAAGAGCGCTGACGCCCTCTCCTACCTTGACCTGTTTCCCGCCACCTGCACCTTCCTGCGCTTCCTGCTGCTGGCTCACCCGTACGCCACCTGCCTGGCCTACGTCAACAGCTGCCTCAACCCCTTCCTTTATGCCTTCTTCGACCTGCGCTTCAGATCCCAGTGCCTGTGCCTGCTCAACCTGAAGAAGTCCTTGCACGCGAGCCCCGCCAGCTCCCTGTCCTCTCAGAAGACAGAGGCCCAGTCTTTGGCCACAAAGGTGTGA